Within the Kingella potus genome, the region CCGCATTCCGTTCGACAAAAGCCACCTGCGCGGACTCGCACCCGCAGGCCGCCTCGACATCGACTCCGTCGGCCTGCTCGTCCTCACCCAAGACGGGCGTACGGCCAAACAGCTCGTCGGCGAAAACAGCGGCAGCGAAAAAGAATACCTCGTGCGCGTCAAAGGCCGTCTGAAAGAAAACGGCCTCGCCCTGCTCAACCACGGCCTGATCCTCGACGGCGAACCGCTGCGTCCGGCCAAAGTGGAATGGCAGAACACAGACCAGCTCCGCTTCGTGCTGCGCCAGGGCAAAAAACGCCAAATCCGCCGGATGTGCGAACTCGTCGGCCTCAGCGTTACCGGCCTCAAACGCATCCGCATCGGCCGCGTCAAACTCGGCGCACTGCCGCCGGGAAAATGGCGTTACCTCGCTCCCGGCGAACGCTTCTGAACCCGCGCCCGACGCCAGCACAAGCCCGACTGTTGCCAAAACACCATCGTCAAAACCGAAGTATGCAGTGGCGGCATTTCATCGAATTTTTACCGAAACAGAAGATTTTTATAGCTGCGGCGAATGCGTCAATATTTGGGCAACCTTTTACCGCACTGAGAGAAATGCCCAGCGGTGAAACACAGTTAATACTTACAGCAGAGAAAACCAACTTTCTATTAAAGAGGCCGTCTGAAAGTTTCAGACGGCCTTTATGCGGTACAACCCGTTGTGCATTGCCTTTGGCTGACACACTATATGGCAAACTTGCCGTTTGTTGCCTCTGCGTAGGGTGTGTGGCACAGCCACGCACGTGGCCTGTACGGCCTGTTCCGTTAGCGTTTTATACGGTCTGATGGCTCATATGGTTTACCAGAAGCCCAAAATTTTCCACCAGATGCCGCCGATCACGGTAAATACCAGCAGGTTTACCACGCTCATCACAAAGCCGGCCTTCCACCATTCTCCCAATGTAGTGTAGCCCGAGCCGAAAATCACGGGCGCGGTGCCGGTGGCGTAGTGGGTGAGGGTCATCATCAGGCTGGAAGCGGCGGCCATAATCAGGCCGAATGCCATCGGCGGCGCACCGAGGGCGAGACCCGCCGCATAGAATGCGGCCAGCATGGCGGTGATGTGGGCGGTGGTGCTGGCAAACATATAGTGGGCGTACATATACACCAAAAGCAGCAGCACGGACGCACCCGCCCAGCCCATGCCTGTGTGTTCGATGCCGGTTTTCAGCGCATCGGAAAACCAGGAAATCAGGCCGAGTTTGTTCAGGAAGGTGGCCATCATCACGAGGGCGGCAAACCAGGTAATCGTGTCCCACGCGCTTTTCTCTTTCAGCACATCGTCCCAAGTGAGCACGCCTGAAAGCAGCAGTAGTGAAAGGCCGATAAAGGCGGTGGTGGTGGCATCGACGGCAAACGCTTTGCCGAATATCCAAGCGGGAATGCCCGCCCACAGAATCAGCAGCAGGGCGAAAATCGCCAGCATGATTTTCTCGCCACGGTTCATTTTTCCCAGCTCGGCCAGACGGTCTTTGGCAAACTGCGCCGCATTGGGTGTGGCTTTGATTTCGGGCGGGCTGACGAAATACAGTACCAGCGGCATCAGCAGCATGGCCGCCAGTCCCGGCAGCAGCATGGCCAAAGCCCAAGTACCCCAGCTCAAATGGATGTCCGAATTGGTGGCTTTGGCGATGATGTCCACTACCAGCGGGTTGGGTGCTGTGGCGGTAATGAACATGGCCGAAGTGATCGGGTTGCTGTGGTAGTTTACTAGGGCGAGATAGCGGCCGATGCGTCCTTGTGTGCCTTTTTCCGGGTCGGAATCATAGCTTGATGCGATGGCTTTCATCACCGGATGGATAATGCCGCCGCCGCGTGCGGTGTTGCTCGGTGTTACCGGTGCGAGTATCAGCTCGGAAAGGGCGAGGCTGTAGCCGATGCCCAAGGTTTTCTTGCCGAACAGGGAAATAAAGTAATAGCCGATGCGTGCGCCCAAGCCGGTTTTCAGAATGCCGCGCGAAATCATGATGGACACGCCGATCAGCCAGATAAGCGGGCTGGCGAAACTCGATAGCGCGTCTTTGATCGCATCGGAGGGCTTGCCGCTGGTTACGCCCGTTACCGCCACCAGCATCACGGCCACCATAGACAAGGCACCGATGGGCATTGCCTTGCCGATAATCGCGGCAATCACGCCGACAAACATCGCCAGAAGATGCCACGCCTGCGGGGTTACTCCCGAGGGAACGGGGATAACAAACCAAATAAGCAGAGCCAAACCCACGGCAACCGCAGCGGGAACGGGTTTGAAACCGAGCTTGTCCATAAAAACACTCCTTTTGTTCGCGGCATCCGGCAGGCGGATGCCTGTTGGGGAAATCGGGCATGGAATACGGACAGACTATACGCCGGATAAGGCGGTTTGGTAAGTGGAAATAAGAATTAAAAGGCCGTCTGAAAACCTTGTGCGGTTTCAGACGGCCCGGCGTGCCGTGCGGGTATGTTTTTTTGTTACACTACCGCCTGATTTCCCGATACGAAGCCGCCTATGCTGACCTACACTCCGCCCGAAAGCCGCGC harbors:
- a CDS encoding pseudouridine synthase, whose translation is MNGQEPVRLSKRMAELGLCSRREADVYIERGWVKVNGTAAVLGQKVTAADRIDLAREAHETQARRVTVILNKPVGYVSGQPEKGYRAAAELITPENRWENDGSRIPFDKSHLRGLAPAGRLDIDSVGLLVLTQDGRTAKQLVGENSGSEKEYLVRVKGRLKENGLALLNHGLILDGEPLRPAKVEWQNTDQLRFVLRQGKKRQIRRMCELVGLSVTGLKRIRIGRVKLGALPPGKWRYLAPGERF
- a CDS encoding DASS family sodium-coupled anion symporter, coding for MDKLGFKPVPAAVAVGLALLIWFVIPVPSGVTPQAWHLLAMFVGVIAAIIGKAMPIGALSMVAVMLVAVTGVTSGKPSDAIKDALSSFASPLIWLIGVSIMISRGILKTGLGARIGYYFISLFGKKTLGIGYSLALSELILAPVTPSNTARGGGIIHPVMKAIASSYDSDPEKGTQGRIGRYLALVNYHSNPITSAMFITATAPNPLVVDIIAKATNSDIHLSWGTWALAMLLPGLAAMLLMPLVLYFVSPPEIKATPNAAQFAKDRLAELGKMNRGEKIMLAIFALLLILWAGIPAWIFGKAFAVDATTTAFIGLSLLLLSGVLTWDDVLKEKSAWDTITWFAALVMMATFLNKLGLISWFSDALKTGIEHTGMGWAGASVLLLLVYMYAHYMFASTTAHITAMLAAFYAAGLALGAPPMAFGLIMAAASSLMMTLTHYATGTAPVIFGSGYTTLGEWWKAGFVMSVVNLLVFTVIGGIWWKILGFW